The genomic stretch AAAGCTTTCGCCACAACCACACTCACCTTTTACATTCGGGTTATTAAACTTAAAGCCCTCATTTAAGCCTTCTTTGGCAAAATCGAGTTCAGTACCATCAAGATAAACTAAGCTTTTTGGATCAATAATGATTTTAACACCATCATGTTCAAATACTTGATCTTCTTCATTGAGTGCATCGACAAACTCAAGTACATACGCCATACCAGAACATCCCGTGGTTCTTACTCCTAAGCGTAAACCTAGACCTTTCCCGCGGTTTTCTAAAAATGTTCTTACGCGACCTGCTGCCGCATCTGTCATGGTAATGGCCATACTTCAACCTTGTGTAGTTTCAATCAATATAAGTAAAAATAAAACGAGTAAAGAATAAGGGAAGATAATCACCTTCCCTCACTAAACCAGTCTTACTGATGTTTCTTTTTGTAATCGGATACCGCTGCTTTGATCGCATCTTCTGCTAAAATTGAGCAGTGTACTTTCACTGGTGGTAGTGCCAATTCTTCAGCAATTTCAGAGTTTTTGATTGATGCTGCTTCATCTAAACTTTTACCTTTCACCCATTCAGTGACCAGTGAGCTTGATGCAATAGCAGAACCACAACCATAAGTTTTGAATTTCGCATCTTCGATAATGCCTTCTGGTGATACTTTAATTTGCAGTTTCATTACGTCACCACAAGCTGGAGCACCAACCATACCGCTACCGATAGATGGATCTTCTTTATCAAAAGAACCGACGTTACGTGGGTTCTCATAATGTTCAATTACTTTTTCGCTATACGCCATAATATTGTCCTCAAATCCTTGCTACTGAGGTTGGAATGATCGATACCATATCCAACCTAAGTCGATAATTAGTATTAGTGATGTGCCCACTCAACCGTGTTCAAATCAACCCCTTCCTTGTACATATCCCAAAGTGGTGACATATCACGGAGCTTTGTTACGGCAACAATGATCTGCTCAACCGCGTAATCAATTTCTTCTACGGTAGTGAAGCGACCAAATGAGAAACGAACTGAGCTATGCGCTAATTCATCTTCTAAACCAAGTGCACGTAAAACATACGATGGCTCTAGGCTAGCTGAAGTACAAGCAGAGCCCGATGATACTGCTAAGTCTTTTAATGCCATCAACAATGATTCACCTTCAACGAAAGCAAAGCTAATGTTGAGGTTGTTTGGTAAGCGCTGTTCTAAATCACCATTAATGGTTAACGCCTCCATGTCTTTCAAGCCATTAAGCAAACGGGTACGCAGCATTAATGCGTGATCGTAATCTTGTTGCATTTCTTGTTTAGCAATCGCAAAGGCTTCGCCCATACCCACGATTTGGTGAGTAGGAAGAGTGCCTGAACGGAAACCACGCTCATGACCACCACCGTGCATTTGCGCTTCAAGGCGAACGCGAGGCTTGCGGCTAACATATAATGCGCCAATGCCTTTCGGGCCATAAATTTTGTGTGCTGAGAATGAGATCAAATCCACTTTCAACTGCTGTACGTCGATGGGTAATTTACCCGCAGATTGTGCTGCATCCATGTGGAAGATGATTTTGCGTTCACGACACATGTCGCCAATCGCGTTAACATCTTGCACCACACCGATTTCATTATTCACATGCATGATAGACACTAATACCGTATCTTCACGCAGTGCCGCTTGCAGTTTTTTCAGATCAATTAAGCCATTGGTTTCAGGCTCAAGATACGTCACGTCAAAACCTTCACGCTCTAGTTGGCGGCATGGATCAAGCACGGCTTTGTGCTCGGTTTTGCAGGTAATGATGTGCTTGCCTTTCTTACCGTAAAAGTGCGCCGCACCTTTAATCGCTAAGTTGTCTGATTCAGTTGCGCCCGAGGTAAAGACAATTTCACGCGGGTCTGCATTGATAAGCTCGGCGATTTGGTCACGCGCATGATCGACAGCTTCTTCTGCTTGCCAACCAAAACGGTGCGAGCGAGAGGCTGGATTACCAAAATTGCCATCCATCGTCATACATTGAACCATTTTGTCGGCGACGCGAGGATCAACTGGACAAGTTGCTGAATAGTCAAAATAAATAGGCAGTTTCATTCTTTACTCCAATGTAAAAACGTATTGCTCACTTAGACGCGAGCATTCATACCGATAGTTTTAGATTTTGTCTGTTCTTTGGCATTAATATTCTTATTACCAAAGCCATTATTGACTACCAGCTCTATGTTTTGGCGTTCTGTAATATCTTGAATTTCATTATTCTTCATTAATTCGCCTAAGGTGATCCCATCAAGGAAGTCACTAATACGGGCACTTAAATCATGCCATAACGTATGAGTAAGACAGCGCACACCACCTTGGCAATCGCCCTTACCGTGACACTTAGTCGCATCGACCGATTCGTCAACCGCGGCAATCACTGCGCCAACCACAATATCGTCAGCATTGATCCCAAGTCGGTAACCGCCACCGGGGCCACGAACACTGGCTACTAATCCGGCTTTACGCAAGCGAGAGAATAGTTGCTCTAAATAAGATAATGAAATCCCTTGTCGCTCTGAAATATCAGCCAGCGGAACCGGTCCATCGCTAGAATGTAATGCTACATCCAGCATTGCCGTTACCGCATATCTTCCTTTTGATGTCAGTCTCATATTGCCTCGTACCCACAGTAAGCATGTGGATAATATAGTCACATACCCGAGCAAATCAGTCAACTATTTATTTGACTGATTTACTCAGGTATTGGCGCTATGATTTAATTAGATTTATCATCATTTGAGGTCGATTTTTCGATCGCGGTTAATACTCCTCGCAACATATTTAACTCTTGTTGCTCTAGGCGAGCACGGCTAAATAAGCGACGGAATTTATTCATTACTAAATTAGGCTTATCTTTAGATATAAACTGGGTGCTATACAACACTTTTTCAAGGTGCTGATAAAACATTTCTAATTCTTTATTACGCGGGTAGGCTTCTTGTTCTGATTGCGGGTAAGCCGACGTTTGCCAATCTAAAAATGCAACTCGAATTTCATAGCTGATGGTTTGCACCGCCATCGCAAGATTAAGCGAACTGTACTCAGGGTTAGCTGGAATACAAACATGGAAATGACACATTTGTAGCTCTTCATTGGTTAGCCCAGTACGTTCACGGCCAAACACAATCGCCACTTTGCCTTTTTGGCCTTCTTCGACAAATTTCTTACCACACTCTCGTGGTTCAAGCATTGGCCATTCCAGGGTGCGAGAACGGGCACTTGATCCTACCACCAGCACACAATCTTCGATCGCTTCTTCTAGTGTTTCTACCACTACGGCATTTTGAGCCACATCGGCGGCGCCAGAAGCCAGCGAACGGGTTTGTTCATCCACCTGGCATTGCGGCGCGACTAAAACCATTTCTGTTAGCCCCATGACTTTCATTGCACGAGCAGCTGAACCAATATTGCCTGGATGGGAAGTACCAACTAAAATGACTTTAACGTTCTCTAACATGACTCTATTCACCCTTTAAAATTTTGTGCAAATCATACCACACTCGGTCTGAAATATACTCGCTTGCATTACATTGTGATTGCTGAATCTAAGGATTCACTCTGGCAGCGCAAAAAATAGACACTTTCTATTTGGAAAAACTCTGGTATACTTCACGCCGCTTTTTCGTTCTTTAACATCCGTTGGGAAAATCTTATGCATCCTATGCTAAACATTGCGATTCGTGCTGCACGAATAGCTGGCAATCATATTGCTAAATCTGCAGAAAACACCGATAAAATTGAGGCGACTCAAAAAGGTCAACACGACTACGTCACCAATATCGATCAAGAAGCAGAGCAACTGATCATCGATACCATTAAAAAATCTTACCCAGATCATTGCATCGTGGGTGAAGAAACGGGTTCTATCGAAGGTAAAGACACTGATGTACAATGGATTATCGACCCACTGGATGGCACCAATAACTTTGTAAAAGGTTTACCACACTTTGCAGTTTCTATCGCAGTTCGTATGCGCGGCAGAACAGAAGTCGCTTGTGTTTACGATCCAATTCGTAATGAGCTATTCACAGCTCAACGTGGTTCTGGCGCACAATTAAACAACGCTCGTCTACGTATCAATCCAATTAAAGATTTAAATGGTGCTGTTCTTGCAACTGGTTTCCCGTTTAAACAAAAACAACACGCTGAAAGCTACATTAAAATCGTTGGCGCTCTATTTAATGAGTGTTCTGATTTCCGTCGTACAGGCTCTCCTGCTCTTGATTTATGTTACTTAGCCGCTGGCCGTGTTGACGGTTACTTCGAGCTAGGTCTTAAGCCTTGGAATATGGCTGCTGCTGAGTTGATCGCTCGCGAATCTGGCGCAATCTTAACTGATTTTGCTGGCGGCACTAACTACCTTGCAACGGGTAACATTGTTGCTTCAAGCCCACGCGGAGTGAAGAGCATTCTTAAGCACATCCGTGAACATGCTAACGAAGGCATGCAGAAGTAATCAACTTCTAAAATAAACATCATAACGCCGAGACTTCAATTAGAAGCCTCGGCGTTTTTTTATGCTTAATATCAGGTAATAATTAATATTTGATCTATTTGAATACGCCGAAAAGACACTGAGCCGTCCTTGGTCGCTTGAGAAAAGGCCATCCATGACCTTTGACACTTTTCTCTGTACTCAATTTTGAACGATCATTAAATTTATGGAATGGCTATAAAAAAGGCTTTGAGATCGCTCTCAAAGCCTTTTTTCATCAAGTCTCAATCTAGCTAAGTCAATGCTTAACGCATGATCTCATCTTGATCGGCACCTTCTTTCTCTATTTGCGTTGGCATTAAATGCTCACGCGTTAGACCCAGTTTCAATGCAAGAGACGAGGCAACATAGATAGAAGAGTAAGTACCAACGGTAATACCCAATAGTAACGCCAGTGCGAAACCATGAATATTAGCGCCGCCTTTAGTAAACAAGGCGATAACCACAAACAAAGTGGTACCAGAAGTAATTAAGGTACGGCTTAATGTTTGAGTGATGGAATGGTTCATGATGTCACCCGGAATACCATTTCGCATTTTACGGAAGTTTTCACGGATCCGGTCAAATACTACGATGGTATCATTGAGTGAGTAACCGACCACGGTCAGCAACGCTGCCACGATGGTTAAATCAATTTCAATTTGCAACGCTGAGAATATCCCTAACGTGATGGTGACATCGTGCGCCAATGCTAATACCGCACCCGCTGATAAACGCCATTCAAAACGCATAGAAACATACATCAAGATACAAAGTAATGAGATTAAAATCGCTAAACCACCCGCTTCTGCTAATTCACCACCGACATTAGGTCCTACGAATTCGATACGTTTTAATTCAACTTCATCACCGCTGCCTTTTTTAACAGAAGCAAGAACTTGATTACCAATCACTTCGCCTTTAGTACCTTCACGCGGACGTAAACGAACCATTACATCGTGCGCCGAACCAAAATTTTGCACCGTAGCATCGGCAAAACCATCATTGGTCAAAGCTTCACGAATTTTAGGTAAATCCGCTGGATGTTGGAAGGTCACTTCAATCAGAGTCCCGCCAGTAAAGTCTAAACCCCAGTTGAACCAATTAGTTGCAATCGAGTATAACGACGCGGCGATCATTAATCCTGAGAATGCAAAGGCAAACTTTGACCAACGCATAAAGTCGATCGCTTTGTTTGCTTTCAATATTTGAAACATAACTTTTCCTTAGATCGACAGTTTCTTAAGATTACGTTTACGTCCGTACAGTAAATTAACCACACAACGAGTGCCGATAATGGCAGTAAACATTGAAGTCAAAATACCAATCGATAGCGTAACCGCGAAACCTTTAATCGCACCGGTACCCACAGCAAACAAGATGATTGCTGTGATTAAGGTGGTGATATTGGCATCGGCAATGGTGCTGAATGCATTCGCGTAGCCTTGGTGAATCGCTTGTTGAGGACTGCGTCCTTCTTTTAGCTCTTCACGTATCCTCTCAAAGATCAGAACATTGGCATCAACCGCCATCCCCACCGTCAAGACAATACCTGCTATACCTGGCAAGGTCATAGTTGCTCCTGGGATTAATGACATAATACCAATGATAAGTACTAAGTTTGCCATCAATGCCA from Vibrio algicola encodes the following:
- the iscA gene encoding iron-sulfur cluster assembly protein IscA; its protein translation is MAITMTDAAAGRVRTFLENRGKGLGLRLGVRTTGCSGMAYVLEFVDALNEEDQVFEHDGVKIIIDPKSLVYLDGTELDFAKEGLNEGFKFNNPNVKGECGCGESFNV
- the iscU gene encoding Fe-S cluster assembly scaffold IscU yields the protein MAYSEKVIEHYENPRNVGSFDKEDPSIGSGMVGAPACGDVMKLQIKVSPEGIIEDAKFKTYGCGSAIASSSLVTEWVKGKSLDEAASIKNSEIAEELALPPVKVHCSILAEDAIKAAVSDYKKKHQ
- a CDS encoding IscS subfamily cysteine desulfurase: MKLPIYFDYSATCPVDPRVADKMVQCMTMDGNFGNPASRSHRFGWQAEEAVDHARDQIAELINADPREIVFTSGATESDNLAIKGAAHFYGKKGKHIITCKTEHKAVLDPCRQLEREGFDVTYLEPETNGLIDLKKLQAALREDTVLVSIMHVNNEIGVVQDVNAIGDMCRERKIIFHMDAAQSAGKLPIDVQQLKVDLISFSAHKIYGPKGIGALYVSRKPRVRLEAQMHGGGHERGFRSGTLPTHQIVGMGEAFAIAKQEMQQDYDHALMLRTRLLNGLKDMEALTINGDLEQRLPNNLNISFAFVEGESLLMALKDLAVSSGSACTSASLEPSYVLRALGLEDELAHSSVRFSFGRFTTVEEIDYAVEQIIVAVTKLRDMSPLWDMYKEGVDLNTVEWAHH
- the iscR gene encoding Fe-S cluster assembly transcriptional regulator IscR, whose amino-acid sequence is MRLTSKGRYAVTAMLDVALHSSDGPVPLADISERQGISLSYLEQLFSRLRKAGLVASVRGPGGGYRLGINADDIVVGAVIAAVDESVDATKCHGKGDCQGGVRCLTHTLWHDLSARISDFLDGITLGELMKNNEIQDITERQNIELVVNNGFGNKNINAKEQTKSKTIGMNARV
- the trmJ gene encoding tRNA (cytosine(32)/uridine(32)-2'-O)-methyltransferase TrmJ, with translation MLENVKVILVGTSHPGNIGSAARAMKVMGLTEMVLVAPQCQVDEQTRSLASGAADVAQNAVVVETLEEAIEDCVLVVGSSARSRTLEWPMLEPRECGKKFVEEGQKGKVAIVFGRERTGLTNEELQMCHFHVCIPANPEYSSLNLAMAVQTISYEIRVAFLDWQTSAYPQSEQEAYPRNKELEMFYQHLEKVLYSTQFISKDKPNLVMNKFRRLFSRARLEQQELNMLRGVLTAIEKSTSNDDKSN
- the suhB gene encoding inositol-1-monophosphatase is translated as MHPMLNIAIRAARIAGNHIAKSAENTDKIEATQKGQHDYVTNIDQEAEQLIIDTIKKSYPDHCIVGEETGSIEGKDTDVQWIIDPLDGTNNFVKGLPHFAVSIAVRMRGRTEVACVYDPIRNELFTAQRGSGAQLNNARLRINPIKDLNGAVLATGFPFKQKQHAESYIKIVGALFNECSDFRRTGSPALDLCYLAAGRVDGYFELGLKPWNMAAAELIARESGAILTDFAGGTNYLATGNIVASSPRGVKSILKHIREHANEGMQK
- the secF gene encoding protein translocase subunit SecF: MFQILKANKAIDFMRWSKFAFAFSGLMIAASLYSIATNWFNWGLDFTGGTLIEVTFQHPADLPKIREALTNDGFADATVQNFGSAHDVMVRLRPREGTKGEVIGNQVLASVKKGSGDEVELKRIEFVGPNVGGELAEAGGLAILISLLCILMYVSMRFEWRLSAGAVLALAHDVTITLGIFSALQIEIDLTIVAALLTVVGYSLNDTIVVFDRIRENFRKMRNGIPGDIMNHSITQTLSRTLITSGTTLFVVIALFTKGGANIHGFALALLLGITVGTYSSIYVASSLALKLGLTREHLMPTQIEKEGADQDEIMR